In Sulfitobacter sp. OXR-159, one DNA window encodes the following:
- a CDS encoding DUF5337 domain-containing protein produces the protein MSEAEDRALARKGRTAGLVIAVTMCLWLAMQWAGPALGLPGRYALLFDFAALAALFWAMVVIYQMWQARRASRENQR, from the coding sequence ATGAGCGAAGCCGAAGACAGAGCGCTTGCCCGCAAGGGCCGCACCGCAGGGCTGGTCATTGCCGTGACCATGTGTTTGTGGCTGGCCATGCAATGGGCTGGCCCGGCGCTTGGCCTGCCGGGGCGCTATGCGCTGCTCTTCGACTTTGCTGCACTGGCCGCGCTTTTCTGGGCGATGGTCGTGATATATCAAATGTGGCAGGCCCGCCGGGCCAGCCGTGAGAACCAAAGGTAG
- the nuoF gene encoding NADH-quinone oxidoreductase subunit NuoF, whose translation MLQDKDRIFTNIYGMHDRTLKGAQSRGHWDGTAGIIQKGRDWIVDQMKASGLRGRGGAGFPTGLKWSFMPKESDGRPSYLVVNADESEPGTCKDREIMRHDPHTLIEGCLIASFAMNAHACYIYLRGEYIREREALQTAIDEAYEAGLVGKNASKSGWDFDIYLHHGAGAYICGEETALLESLEGKKGMPRMKPPFPAGAGLYGCPTTVNNVESIAVVPTILRRGPEWFAGFGRANNAGTKLFAISGHVNNPCVVEEAMSIGFEELIEKHCGGIRGGWDNLKAVIPGGSSVPLIPGKDMRDAIMDFDYLREQRSGLGTAAVIVMDNSTDVIKAIWRLSKFYKHESCGQCTPCREGTGWMMRVMDRLVSGDAEPEEIDMLLDVTKQVEGHTICALGDAAAWPIQGLIRHFRDEIEDRIKYKRTGRVSAVAAE comes from the coding sequence ATGCTTCAGGACAAAGACCGCATTTTTACCAATATCTACGGCATGCATGACCGCACCCTAAAAGGCGCGCAGTCGCGCGGCCATTGGGATGGCACTGCCGGAATCATCCAGAAAGGCCGCGATTGGATCGTGGACCAGATGAAAGCCTCTGGCCTGCGGGGCCGGGGCGGGGCGGGCTTCCCAACGGGGCTGAAATGGTCCTTCATGCCCAAGGAAAGCGATGGCCGCCCGTCCTATCTGGTGGTTAATGCCGACGAATCCGAGCCCGGCACCTGCAAAGACCGCGAGATCATGCGGCACGACCCGCATACGCTGATCGAAGGCTGCCTGATCGCCTCTTTCGCGATGAATGCCCACGCCTGCTATATCTACCTGCGCGGCGAATATATCCGCGAACGCGAAGCGTTGCAGACTGCGATTGATGAAGCCTATGAGGCTGGTCTGGTGGGCAAGAACGCCTCCAAATCCGGCTGGGACTTCGATATCTATCTGCACCACGGGGCAGGGGCTTACATTTGCGGCGAAGAGACAGCACTTCTGGAAAGTCTTGAAGGCAAAAAGGGCATGCCCCGCATGAAGCCGCCGTTCCCGGCGGGGGCGGGTCTTTATGGCTGCCCGACCACAGTGAACAACGTCGAATCCATCGCCGTGGTGCCGACCATCCTGCGCCGTGGGCCGGAATGGTTCGCGGGCTTTGGCCGCGCCAACAACGCGGGCACCAAGCTGTTTGCGATCTCGGGCCACGTCAACAACCCCTGCGTTGTCGAAGAGGCGATGAGCATCGGTTTTGAAGAGCTGATCGAAAAACATTGCGGCGGCATTCGCGGCGGTTGGGACAACCTAAAGGCCGTTATCCCCGGCGGCTCTTCGGTGCCGCTGATCCCCGGCAAAGACATGCGCGACGCGATCATGGATTTTGATTATCTGCGCGAACAGCGCTCCGGCCTCGGCACGGCAGCGGTGATCGTGATGGACAACTCGACCGACGTGATCAAAGCGATCTGGCGTCTGTCGAAGTTCTACAAACACGAAAGCTGCGGCCAGTGCACGCCCTGCCGCGAAGGCACCGGCTGGATGATGCGCGTGATGGACCGTCTGGTTTCCGGCGATGCAGAGCCCGAAGAGATCGACATGCTGCTCGACGTGACCAAACAGGTCGAAGGCCACACGATCTGCGCGCTTGGCGATGCGGCGGCTTGGCCGATCCAGGGTCTGATCCGCCACTTCCGGGATGAGATCGAAGACAGGATCAAATACAAGCGCACGGGCCGTGTCAGCGCGGTCGCGGCAGAGTGA
- a CDS encoding DUF5333 domain-containing protein, whose amino-acid sequence MRTLMFAVMGLSLTAATVTPAAAKPPLREVAAIDDALLDMGVADIIRKNCPDISARMLRAVKMAWDLKGKAGDLGYSDAEIDAYIDSDAEKARMRARGAAFFKAKGVDTSDPQSYCALGREEIQKSSRIGSLLKAK is encoded by the coding sequence ATGCGCACCCTGATGTTCGCCGTGATGGGCCTGAGCCTGACCGCTGCCACCGTGACACCGGCAGCCGCCAAACCGCCGCTGCGCGAAGTGGCTGCCATCGACGACGCGCTCTTGGATATGGGCGTTGCCGACATCATCCGGAAAAACTGCCCCGACATCAGCGCGCGGATGCTGCGCGCGGTCAAGATGGCATGGGACTTGAAGGGCAAGGCAGGCGATCTGGGCTACTCCGACGCCGAGATCGACGCCTATATTGATAGTGACGCTGAAAAAGCGCGCATGAGAGCGCGGGGCGCCGCGTTTTTCAAGGCGAAGGGGGTCGATACTTCGGACCCGCAAAGCTATTGTGCGCTTGGACGCGAAGAGATTCAAAAATCGAGCCGGATCGGTTCGTTACTGAAGGCAAAGTGA
- the nuoG gene encoding NADH-quinone oxidoreductase subunit NuoG gives MSDIRKIIIDGKEVEVEGAMTLIQACEQVGIEVPRFCYHERLSIAGNCRMCLVEVVGGPPKPAASCAMQVRDLRPGPEGQPPVVKTNSPMVKKAREGVMEFLLINHPLDCPICDQGGECDLQDQAMAYGVDFSRYREPKRATEDLDLGPLVETHMTRCISCTRCVRFTTEVAGQHVMGQTGRGEDAEITTYLGSLIDSNLSGNIIDLCPVGALVSKPYAFTARPWELSKTESIDVMDALGSNIRVDTKGREVMRFLPRNHDGVNEEWISDKTRFVWDGLRRQRLDTPYIRENGKLRKASWPEALNAAAAAMKGKKLAGLVGDLASVEAAFALKQLIEGQGGVVECRTDGAKLPAGNRFGYVGNARIEDLDGAKMIQLIGCNPAVEAPVLNARVRKAWSNGAEIGLIGEAADLTYPHHHLGNDRATLDKLMGSDFDEVLEQPSVIVVGQGALREADGEAVLAKAMELAEKTKSKLMILHTAAARVGAMDIGATAENGMDDVNAAEVIYNLGADEVEIGAGPFVIYQGSHGDRGAHRADIILPGAAYTEEPGLFVNTEGRPQLAQRAGFAPGQAKENWAILRALSAELGAQLGYDSIAQLRRKLTEAVPHLANVDEVPENEWAALPAGKLGDASFAPTVRDFYLSNPIARASQLMAELSALAAARRAEPMAAE, from the coding sequence ATGAGCGATATCCGCAAGATCATCATCGACGGTAAGGAAGTCGAAGTCGAAGGGGCGATGACGCTCATTCAGGCCTGCGAGCAGGTTGGCATCGAGGTGCCGCGCTTCTGTTACCACGAACGTCTGTCGATCGCTGGCAACTGTCGGATGTGTCTTGTTGAAGTCGTCGGCGGGCCGCCCAAGCCCGCCGCCTCCTGCGCCATGCAGGTGCGCGACCTGCGCCCCGGTCCTGAGGGCCAGCCGCCGGTCGTGAAAACCAACTCGCCCATGGTCAAAAAGGCCCGCGAAGGGGTGATGGAGTTCCTTCTCATCAACCACCCGCTGGATTGCCCGATTTGCGATCAGGGCGGTGAGTGTGATCTTCAGGATCAGGCGATGGCCTACGGCGTCGATTTCTCGCGCTACCGCGAGCCGAAGCGGGCGACCGAAGACCTTGATCTGGGCCCGCTGGTCGAGACCCATATGACCCGCTGCATCTCCTGCACCCGCTGCGTGCGCTTCACCACCGAAGTCGCAGGCCAGCACGTCATGGGCCAGACGGGCCGGGGCGAGGATGCAGAGATCACGACCTATCTCGGCTCGTTGATCGACAGCAACCTGTCTGGCAATATCATTGATCTTTGCCCCGTCGGCGCGCTGGTCAGCAAGCCCTACGCCTTTACTGCCCGCCCGTGGGAACTCAGCAAGACCGAGAGCATCGATGTGATGGATGCGCTTGGCTCCAACATCCGCGTGGATACCAAGGGCCGCGAAGTCATGCGCTTTTTGCCGCGCAACCATGACGGTGTGAACGAAGAGTGGATTTCCGACAAGACGCGCTTTGTTTGGGACGGCCTGCGCCGTCAGCGTCTGGATACACCCTACATCCGCGAGAATGGCAAGCTGCGCAAAGCAAGCTGGCCCGAGGCGCTGAATGCCGCCGCTGCCGCGATGAAGGGCAAGAAGCTTGCCGGTCTCGTTGGTGATCTGGCGTCGGTCGAAGCGGCGTTTGCGCTAAAGCAGTTGATCGAAGGGCAGGGCGGAGTCGTCGAGTGCCGCACCGATGGGGCAAAGCTGCCTGCAGGCAATCGCTTCGGCTATGTCGGCAACGCGCGGATCGAAGATCTGGACGGCGCCAAGATGATCCAACTGATCGGCTGTAACCCAGCGGTTGAAGCGCCAGTGCTGAACGCGCGTGTCCGCAAGGCGTGGAGCAATGGGGCAGAGATTGGCCTAATCGGCGAAGCCGCTGATCTGACCTACCCGCATCACCATCTGGGCAACGACCGCGCGACCCTCGACAAGCTGATGGGCAGTGATTTCGACGAAGTGCTGGAACAGCCCTCGGTGATCGTTGTCGGCCAAGGCGCGCTGCGCGAAGCCGATGGCGAAGCCGTGCTGGCGAAGGCGATGGAGCTGGCCGAAAAGACCAAGAGCAAGCTGATGATCCTGCACACCGCCGCCGCGCGTGTGGGGGCGATGGATATCGGTGCTACGGCTGAAAACGGCATGGATGACGTGAACGCGGCAGAGGTGATCTATAACCTCGGCGCGGATGAGGTTGAAATCGGTGCTGGGCCCTTCGTGATCTATCAAGGCAGCCATGGCGATCGCGGCGCGCACCGTGCCGACATCATCCTGCCGGGTGCCGCCTATACCGAAGAGCCGGGTCTGTTCGTCAACACCGAAGGCCGTCCGCAATTGGCGCAGCGTGCCGGGTTTGCGCCGGGTCAGGCCAAAGAAAACTGGGCGATTCTCCGGGCGCTCTCGGCTGAGTTGGGCGCGCAATTGGGCTATGATTCCATCGCGCAGCTGCGCCGCAAGCTGACCGAGGCCGTGCCGCATCTGGCGAATGTCGATGAGGTGCCGGAAAACGAATGGGCCGCGCTGCCTGCCGGTAAGCTGGGCGATGCCTCTTTCGCGCCGACGGTGCGCGACTTCTATCTCTCCAATCCGATCGCACGGGCCAGCCAGTTGATGGCGGAGCTTTCGGCACTGGCTGCCGCGCGCCGGGCCGAGCCGATGGCGGCGGAGTGA
- the nuoH gene encoding NADH-quinone oxidoreductase subunit NuoH, producing MADFFYNTGLGIALLTVGQVLLLVVPLLLALAFLMYADRKIWAAVMMRRGPNVVGVFGLLQSFADFLKYIVKEVVVPAGADKGVFFLAPMISFVMAMIAWAVIPFNEGWILSDINVAILYVFAVSSLEVYGVIMGGWASNSKYPFLGSLRSAAQMISYEVSIGLIIIGVILSTGSMNFTSIVAAQDGDWGLFNWYFLPHFPMLILFFISALAETNRPPFDLPEAESELVAGYQVEYSSTPFLLFMIGELVAVVLMCALVSLMFFGGWLSPVPFLPDGFFWMFIKMLMVFFMFSMVKAITPRYRYDQLMRLGWKVFLPFSLFWVVFVAFAAKFDWFWGIYARWTVGG from the coding sequence ATGGCTGATTTCTTTTACAACACCGGGCTGGGCATTGCCCTGCTGACGGTTGGGCAGGTTTTGCTGCTGGTTGTACCGCTTTTGCTGGCGCTGGCCTTCCTCATGTATGCCGACCGCAAGATCTGGGCCGCCGTGATGATGCGCCGCGGCCCCAACGTCGTGGGCGTCTTCGGCCTGCTGCAGAGTTTTGCCGACTTTCTTAAATATATCGTTAAAGAAGTGGTGGTCCCGGCGGGCGCTGACAAGGGGGTCTTCTTCCTTGCGCCGATGATTTCCTTTGTCATGGCGATGATCGCTTGGGCGGTGATCCCCTTTAACGAAGGCTGGATCCTGTCGGACATCAACGTGGCCATCCTCTATGTCTTCGCCGTCTCCTCGCTTGAGGTTTACGGCGTGATCATGGGCGGTTGGGCGTCGAACTCGAAATACCCCTTCCTTGGTTCGCTGCGCTCTGCCGCGCAGATGATTTCCTACGAAGTGTCGATCGGCCTGATCATCATCGGCGTGATCCTCTCGACCGGTTCGATGAACTTCACGTCCATCGTGGCGGCGCAGGATGGCGACTGGGGTCTGTTCAACTGGTACTTCCTGCCGCACTTCCCGATGTTGATCTTGTTCTTCATCTCGGCGCTGGCGGAAACCAACCGCCCACCGTTCGACCTGCCGGAAGCGGAATCGGAACTGGTGGCGGGCTATCAGGTGGAATATTCCTCCACGCCCTTCCTGCTCTTCATGATCGGCGAATTGGTGGCCGTGGTGCTGATGTGCGCGCTGGTGTCGCTGATGTTCTTCGGCGGCTGGCTGTCGCCGGTGCCGTTCCTGCCCGATGGCTTCTTCTGGATGTTCATCAAGATGCTGATGGTCTTCTTCATGTTCTCCATGGTCAAGGCAATCACGCCGCGCTACCGCTATGACCAGCTGATGCGGCTGGGTTGGAAAGTCTTCCTGCCGTTCTCGCTGTTCTGGGTGGTCTTCGTGGCATTCGCTGCAAAATTCGATTGGTTCTGGGGCATCTACGCCCGTTGGACCGTAGGGGGCTGA
- the nuoI gene encoding NADH-quinone oxidoreductase subunit NuoI, which translates to MAQMDYTRAAKYFLLADYAKAFMLGMRYFFAPKTTLNYPHEKGPLSPRFRGEHALRRYPNGEERCIACKLCEAICPAQAITIDAEAREDGSRRTTRYDIDMTKCIYCGFCQEACPVDAIVEGPNFEFSTETREELYYDKAKLLDNGERWEAEIARNLEMDAPYR; encoded by the coding sequence ATGGCACAGATGGATTACACCCGCGCCGCGAAATACTTCCTGCTGGCAGACTACGCCAAGGCGTTCATGTTGGGGATGCGCTATTTCTTTGCGCCGAAAACCACGCTGAACTACCCGCATGAAAAGGGGCCTCTGTCGCCCCGTTTCCGCGGCGAACACGCGCTGCGCCGTTATCCCAATGGCGAAGAGCGTTGCATCGCGTGCAAACTCTGCGAGGCGATCTGCCCCGCGCAGGCGATCACCATCGACGCCGAAGCACGCGAGGACGGCAGCCGCCGCACCACGCGCTATGACATCGACATGACCAAATGCATCTACTGCGGTTTCTGCCAAGAAGCCTGCCCAGTGGACGCGATTGTCGAAGGGCCGAACTTCGAATTCTCGACCGAGACCCGCGAAGAGCTTTACTACGACAAGGCGAAACTGCTGGACAACGGCGAACGCTGGGAAGCCGAAATTGCCCGCAACCTCGAAATGGACGCACCATACCGATGA
- a CDS encoding carboxymuconolactone decarboxylase family protein: MSDPKNPFDAMMKQAQEMAKAFPAMDAFSPKGFEAMMGTMPKEMMDFWFGDTVNKGGLDARTRLLLTLAGLTMQGAQNDMALRQTVRHAREAGATKQHIVETISQMSVFAGLPAMTRALELAQSVLDEEKDTKKEDGA, from the coding sequence ATGAGTGATCCCAAGAACCCTTTTGATGCGATGATGAAGCAGGCGCAGGAAATGGCGAAAGCCTTTCCAGCGATGGATGCTTTTTCGCCCAAAGGGTTCGAGGCGATGATGGGCACCATGCCGAAGGAAATGATGGATTTCTGGTTCGGCGACACGGTGAATAAGGGCGGGCTGGACGCGCGGACGCGGCTGCTTCTGACGCTTGCGGGGCTGACCATGCAGGGCGCGCAGAATGATATGGCCCTCCGCCAAACCGTGCGCCACGCGCGCGAGGCCGGGGCCACCAAACAACATATCGTCGAGACGATCAGCCAGATGTCTGTCTTTGCCGGGCTGCCGGCGATGACCCGGGCGTTGGAACTGGCGCAATCGGTCTTAGACGAAGAAAAAGATACCAAGAAGGAAGACGGCGCATGA
- a CDS encoding NADH-quinone oxidoreductase subunit J, with translation MTVFSFYLFAISVITGGLFTVISRNPVHSVLWLILSFLSAAGLFVLLGAEFVAMLLVIVYVGAVAVLFLFVVMMLDVDFAELKAEMARYMPLALLIALVILMQFVMAFGAWEQSAAAESLRANAIDPARFNTEALGLLLYDRYFLLFQLAGLILLVAMIGAIVLTLRHRKDVKRQDVVAQMMRDPAKAMELRDVKSGQGL, from the coding sequence ATGACGGTCTTTTCATTTTACCTCTTCGCGATCAGCGTCATTACCGGCGGGCTGTTCACGGTGATCAGCCGCAACCCGGTGCATTCGGTGCTTTGGCTGATCCTGTCCTTCCTCTCGGCGGCGGGGCTTTTCGTGCTGCTCGGCGCGGAGTTCGTGGCGATGCTGCTGGTCATCGTCTATGTCGGCGCGGTGGCGGTGCTGTTCCTCTTCGTGGTCATGATGCTCGACGTAGATTTTGCCGAGCTTAAGGCCGAGATGGCGCGGTATATGCCGCTGGCGCTGTTGATCGCTCTGGTGATCTTGATGCAATTCGTCATGGCCTTTGGCGCATGGGAGCAGAGTGCGGCGGCCGAGAGCCTGCGGGCCAATGCAATCGATCCGGCGCGGTTCAATACCGAAGCGCTTGGGCTGCTGCTGTATGATCGCTACTTCCTACTCTTCCAACTGGCGGGTCTGATCCTGCTGGTGGCGATGATCGGGGCGATCGTGCTGACACTGCGTCACCGTAAGGATGTGAAGCGCCAAGACGTGGTTGCCCAGATGATGCGTGACCCGGCCAAGGCGATGGAACTGCGCGACGTGAAGTCTGGGCAGGGCCTGTAA
- the nuoK gene encoding NADH-quinone oxidoreductase subunit NuoK: MIGLEHYLTVAATLFVIGIFGLFLNRKNVIILLMSIELMLLAVNINLVAFSSFLGDLTGQVFTLFVLTVAAAEAAIGLAILVCFFRNRGSIAVEDVNVMKG, from the coding sequence ATGATCGGACTTGAGCATTACCTGACAGTGGCGGCGACGCTGTTTGTCATCGGCATCTTCGGGCTATTCCTGAACCGCAAGAACGTGATCATTCTGCTGATGAGCATCGAATTGATGCTGCTCGCGGTGAACATCAACCTCGTTGCCTTCTCCAGTTTCCTTGGTGATTTGACGGGGCAGGTGTTCACACTCTTCGTGCTCACCGTCGCTGCGGCGGAGGCTGCCATCGGCCTCGCCATTCTGGTCTGTTTCTTCCGCAACCGTGGCTCGATCGCGGTGGAAGATGTCAACGTGATGAAGGGCTGA
- the nuoL gene encoding NADH-quinone oxidoreductase subunit L has protein sequence METTILFAPLVGAILCGFGWKIIGEKAAQWTATGLLFLAAFLSWVVFLTLDGPTEQIQILRFIESGTLSTDWAIRMDRLTALMLIVITTVSSLVHLYSFGYMAHDENFRDNESYRPRFFAYLSFFTFAMLMLVTADNLVQMFFGWEGVGVASYLLIGFYFRKPSANAAAMKAFVVNRVGDFAFLLGIFGLYMLTDSIRFDDIFAAAPDLAEQTVTFLWNDWNAANLIAFLLFLGAMGKSAQLFLHTWLPDAMEGPTPVSALIHAATMVTAGVFLVCRMSPVMEFAPEAMAFVTVIGATTAFVAATIGLVQTDIKRVIAYSTMSQLGYMFVAAGVGMYSAAMFHLFTHAFFKAMLFLGAGSVIHAMHHEQDMTNYGGLRKKIPYTFWAMMIGTLAITGVGIPLTYIGFAGFLSKDAIIESAWGGGSMYGFWMLVIAAAMTSFYSWRLIFLTFFGKPRGNKHTHEHAHESPMVMLIPLGVLALGSVFAGMVWYGSFFGHADQVGKFYGIPMAEMAEGGDAHVEGAEDDHGATGPVDGDHGADALVEGQQDAGAQHEAFGGAPGEGALYFAPDNHVLDDAHAAPTWVKVSPFIAMLAGLVMALWFYIWSPTVPGRLAANQRPLYLFLKNKWYFDEVYDVIFVRPAKTIGRFLWKRGDGTVIDGTLNGVAMGIIPFFTRLAGKAQTGYIFTYAFAMVIGIAVLVTWMTMSGGAN, from the coding sequence ATGGAAACCACGATCCTATTCGCCCCGCTTGTGGGTGCCATCCTCTGCGGTTTCGGCTGGAAGATCATCGGTGAGAAGGCCGCTCAGTGGACCGCCACGGGGCTGCTGTTCCTTGCCGCCTTCCTCTCTTGGGTGGTGTTCCTGACGCTAGACGGCCCGACCGAGCAAATTCAGATCCTGCGCTTTATCGAAAGCGGCACGCTGAGCACCGATTGGGCGATCCGCATGGACCGTTTGACCGCGCTGATGCTGATCGTCATCACCACGGTCTCAAGCCTCGTTCACCTCTACTCCTTCGGCTACATGGCCCACGATGAGAACTTCCGCGATAACGAGAGCTATCGCCCCCGGTTCTTCGCCTATCTGTCGTTCTTTACCTTCGCGATGTTGATGCTGGTCACAGCCGACAACCTCGTGCAGATGTTCTTTGGTTGGGAGGGCGTCGGCGTCGCCTCCTACCTGCTGATCGGTTTCTACTTCCGCAAGCCGTCGGCCAATGCCGCCGCGATGAAAGCCTTTGTCGTCAACCGGGTGGGGGACTTTGCTTTCCTGCTGGGCATCTTCGGCCTCTATATGCTGACGGACTCGATCCGCTTTGATGATATCTTTGCCGCAGCGCCCGACTTGGCTGAGCAGACGGTGACTTTCCTGTGGAACGATTGGAATGCGGCGAACCTGATCGCCTTCCTGCTCTTCCTCGGCGCGATGGGTAAGTCGGCGCAATTGTTCCTGCACACTTGGCTGCCCGACGCAATGGAAGGTCCGACACCTGTGTCGGCGCTGATCCACGCGGCGACCATGGTGACGGCAGGTGTTTTCCTCGTCTGCCGCATGTCGCCGGTGATGGAATTTGCGCCCGAAGCGATGGCCTTTGTCACAGTCATCGGTGCGACAACCGCCTTTGTCGCGGCGACCATCGGCCTTGTGCAAACCGACATCAAACGTGTGATCGCCTATTCGACCATGTCACAGCTTGGCTATATGTTCGTGGCGGCTGGCGTCGGCATGTACTCGGCGGCGATGTTCCACCTGTTCACCCACGCCTTCTTTAAGGCGATGCTGTTCTTGGGCGCGGGCTCGGTCATTCACGCGATGCACCATGAGCAGGACATGACCAACTACGGCGGCCTGCGTAAGAAAATCCCCTATACCTTCTGGGCGATGATGATCGGCACGTTGGCGATCACCGGTGTTGGCATCCCGCTGACGTATATCGGTTTCGCGGGCTTCCTGTCGAAAGACGCGATCATCGAAAGCGCTTGGGGCGGTGGGTCGATGTATGGTTTCTGGATGCTGGTGATCGCCGCGGCGATGACGAGCTTCTACAGCTGGCGTCTGATTTTCCTCACGTTTTTCGGCAAACCGCGTGGCAACAAGCACACGCATGAGCACGCCCACGAGAGCCCGATGGTCATGCTGATCCCCCTTGGCGTTCTGGCGCTCGGCTCGGTCTTTGCTGGGATGGTTTGGTACGGCAGCTTCTTTGGCCATGCAGATCAGGTTGGCAAATTCTACGGCATCCCGATGGCTGAAATGGCCGAAGGCGGCGACGCCCATGTCGAAGGGGCCGAGGATGACCACGGTGCCACCGGCCCGGTCGACGGCGATCACGGTGCCGACGCTTTGGTCGAAGGCCAGCAGGACGCGGGCGCGCAGCACGAAGCCTTTGGCGGTGCACCGGGTGAGGGGGCGCTTTACTTTGCGCCCGACAACCACGTGCTGGATGACGCGCACGCCGCCCCGACTTGGGTTAAGGTCTCGCCCTTTATCGCGATGCTGGCCGGTCTGGTCATGGCCCTGTGGTTCTATATCTGGAGCCCGACCGTCCCGGGACGTTTGGCGGCAAACCAACGCCCGCTTTACCTGTTCCTGAAAAACAAATGGTACTTTGATGAGGTTTACGACGTGATTTTCGTGCGTCCCGCCAAAACGATCGGCCGGTTCCTGTGGAAACGCGGCGATGGCACTGTGATCGACGGCACGCTCAATGGCGTCGCCATGGGTATCATCCCCTTCTTCACCCGCCTCGCGGGTAAGGCACAGACGGGCTATATCTTCACCTATGCCTTCGCGATGGTGATCGGCATCGCCGTTCTGGTAACATGGATGACGATGAGCGGAGGAGCGAACTGA
- a CDS encoding NADH-quinone oxidoreductase subunit M — translation MDTHLLSIITFIPAFAALILAVFLRGDDAAAGRNAKWLAFITTTVTFLISLFVLFEFDPSNTDFQFVDEADWLLGLKYRLGVDGISILFVMLTTFMMPLVIAASWNVEHRVKEYMIAFLLLETLMLGVFMALDLVLFYLFFEAGLIPMFLIIGIWGGKERIYASFKFFLYTFLGSVLMLVAMVAMFTEAGTTCIGGCEISLLTHNFGSESFELLGIQIVGGMQTLMFLAFFASFAVKMPMWPVHTWLPDAHVQAPTAGSVVLAAILLKMGGYGFLRFSLPMFPVGSEVMTPLILWMSAIAIVYTSLVALVQQDMKKLIAYSSVAHMGFVTMGIFAANQQGIDGAIFQMISHGFISGALFLSVGVIYDRMHTRDIDAYGGLVNRMPAYALVFMFFTMANVGLPGTSGFVGEFLTLMATFQVNTWVAAVATTGVIFSAAYALWLYRRVVMGDLIKESLKAITDMTAREKWIIAPLVAMTLILGVYPALVLDMIGPSVAALVDNYDMALEAAEAAVQTADASH, via the coding sequence ATGGATACGCATCTGCTTTCAATCATCACATTCATTCCGGCCTTCGCAGCGCTGATCCTCGCGGTATTTTTGCGGGGCGACGATGCCGCCGCCGGGCGCAACGCGAAATGGCTGGCCTTCATCACCACGACGGTCACCTTCCTGATCTCGCTCTTCGTGCTGTTCGAGTTCGATCCGTCGAACACCGATTTCCAGTTCGTGGATGAAGCCGACTGGCTGCTGGGTCTGAAATACCGCCTCGGCGTCGACGGCATCTCGATCCTTTTCGTGATGCTGACCACCTTCATGATGCCGCTGGTTATCGCGGCAAGCTGGAACGTCGAGCACCGCGTCAAGGAATACATGATCGCCTTCCTGCTCTTGGAAACGCTGATGCTCGGCGTGTTCATGGCGCTGGATCTGGTGCTCTTTTACCTCTTCTTTGAGGCGGGTCTGATCCCGATGTTCCTGATCATCGGCATCTGGGGCGGGAAAGAGCGTATCTACGCGAGCTTCAAGTTCTTCCTCTACACTTTCCTCGGTTCGGTGCTGATGCTGGTGGCGATGGTCGCGATGTTCACTGAGGCGGGCACGACCTGCATCGGCGGCTGCGAGATCAGCCTGCTGACCCACAACTTCGGCTCCGAGAGCTTTGAGCTGCTGGGGATTCAGATCGTCGGCGGCATGCAGACACTGATGTTCCTCGCCTTCTTTGCCAGCTTCGCGGTCAAAATGCCGATGTGGCCAGTGCACACATGGCTGCCCGACGCGCACGTTCAGGCCCCGACGGCGGGTTCTGTGGTGCTGGCGGCGATCCTGCTGAAAATGGGCGGCTACGGCTTCCTGCGCTTCAGCTTGCCGATGTTCCCCGTCGGGTCCGAGGTGATGACGCCGCTGATCCTGTGGATGTCGGCCATTGCCATCGTCTATACCTCGCTGGTGGCGCTGGTGCAGCAGGACATGAAAAAGCTGATCGCCTATTCCTCGGTCGCACACATGGGTTTCGTGACCATGGGGATCTTTGCGGCGAACCAGCAGGGGATTGATGGCGCGATTTTCCAGATGATCAGCCACGGCTTCATCTCTGGCGCGCTCTTCCTCAGCGTTGGCGTGATCTATGACCGGATGCACACCCGTGACATAGACGCCTATGGCGGTCTGGTGAACCGGATGCCGGCCTATGCACTGGTCTTTATGTTCTTCACCATGGCGAACGTGGGCCTGCCGGGCACATCCGGTTTCGTGGGGGAATTCCTGACGCTGATGGCGACCTTCCAAGTGAACACTTGGGTGGCGGCAGTGGCGACCACGGGCGTGATCTTTTCGGCGGCCTACGCACTCTGGCTCTATCGCCGCGTGGTGATGGGCGACCTGATCAAAGAAAGCCTCAAGGCGATCACCGATATGACCGCGCGTGAGAAATGGATCATTGCGCCGCTGGTGGCGATGACCCTGATCTTGGGCGTCTATCCGGCGCTGGTGCTGGATATGATCGGGCCGTCGGTGGCTGCT